The Nitrospira sp. sequence CGAAACCGTCGTGGCGGACGTCCGGGATTCTCAGCGAGTCAGAGAGATAACCGATGGCTGTGGGGCCATTGTGCATCTGGCGGCCAAGGTTCATGCGCTCGATGATGCTGGGTTCGAACAAGACTATGAAGCCGTCAATATTAAAGGCACGAAGCACATCCTGGATGCGGCAGTCGAGGCCGGTGTCCGGAGGATCGTGTTTGCGAGTTCAGTCAAAGTCTTCGGCGAAGAGACAAGCGGATGTATTGATGAAACACGGACTCCCGATCCACAGACAGCCTATGGCCGGTCAAAATGGCAAGCCGAACAACTTGTCTCTGACTATGACGCCCGACATGATCTCACCGCCGTATCGCTCCGTCTTCCCATGGTTTATGGACCGACGAACAAAGGCAACCTCTTTCAAATGATCCAAGCGATTGACCGTGGACGGTTTCCTGCTTTGCCTCGTCTCCCAGCGGTCCGAAGCCTCTTGCATGTCGGCAACTTCGTCCAGGCCGTATTGCTGTGCCTCCAAGCGCCGAGTATCGGGCGAGCGGCATACATCGTCGCCGACGCCGAGCCGTATTGTGTGACCGATCTGTACGACTGGCTGCGAACCGGATTGGGGAAGGCTCCCCCGCGATGGCGGGTTCCACTCTGGGTGCTCAAAGGAGGGGCGCGATGTGGCGACTTGCTCAAAGGGATCAGCGGACGGCATACTCCCCTGACAACCGAACGTCTGGCAAAACTCATCGGCTGTGCGTGGTTCAATTCCACAGCCATCACACGTGAATTAGGGTACAAGGCGACGCACTCGTTCAAAGAGGCGGTTCCCGAACTGATTGCGTTCTACCGCGGGGCAACCGGCGCCGGATCTTGAGAAAGTCGAGCATGGAGAGTAGTGTGACCCGATAAGACAAGAACCATGCAAATCATAATGGTCATATTCCCAGCGGCTGTGGCTTTTCTCTCGGCGTGGTGGATCACGCGAAGCTTGTGTTCACCCAAATCGTTTCTTTCGATACTCGCCCACCCAAATGAGCGAACATTGCATTCCATGCCGACTCCGCAAACCGGAGGGTTGGCCATTGTTGCCAGTGTGGTGATCGGTCTTATTGCAGCCGCAAGCATGCTTGCCATTGCACAACCCACGAAAGCCGTGCTCCCGAAGGGAGTGGCCTCGGGAAGCGTCTGGATCGTGGCTTCGATGCTCCTGATCTTCATTGTGTCCTTCATCGACGATTGTGTCGGTCTCCCCGCAAGTCTCCGCCTGGGTGTACAAGCAGTCTCTGCTTCTATCATTATCGGCGGTGTCGGGCTGACGATGTCATCCATTCCCATACCTGAAGTGCTGGTGATCCATCTAGGACTGGCAGCGATTCCAGTGAGCGCCCTCGTGCTGATGTGGATGGCGAACCTCTATAACTTTATGGATGGTATGGATGGATTTGCGGGCGGGATGACGTTTTGGGGGTTCGGCTTTCTTGCCTATTTCGCGTGGGAGGCCAATTTCCCGATCATGCTCATCATCGCCTCGTTCGTCGCGATGAGTGCGCTGGGATTTCTCGCTCATAATTTCCCGCCGGCGCGTATTTTCATGGGTGATGCCGGGAGTATCACGGTCGGTTTCTTGGCGGGAACATTGATGTTACTTGGAATGCAAGTCAAGATGTTCGATTTTTGGGTACCGATCATTGTCTTCTCGCCCTTCATCATTGATGCG is a genomic window containing:
- a CDS encoding NAD-dependent epimerase/dehydratase family protein — encoded protein: MTKVLVTGASGFLGSSVVKELCRSGYQVRALLHDATKSISFLPGVETVVADVRDSQRVREITDGCGAIVHLAAKVHALDDAGFEQDYEAVNIKGTKHILDAAVEAGVRRIVFASSVKVFGEETSGCIDETRTPDPQTAYGRSKWQAEQLVSDYDARHDLTAVSLRLPMVYGPTNKGNLFQMIQAIDRGRFPALPRLPAVRSLLHVGNFVQAVLLCLQAPSIGRAAYIVADAEPYCVTDLYDWLRTGLGKAPPRWRVPLWVLKGGARCGDLLKGISGRHTPLTTERLAKLIGCAWFNSTAITRELGYKATHSFKEAVPELIAFYRGATGAGS
- a CDS encoding glycosyltransferase family 4 protein, whose translation is MPTPQTGGLAIVASVVIGLIAAASMLAIAQPTKAVLPKGVASGSVWIVASMLLIFIVSFIDDCVGLPASLRLGVQAVSASIIIGGVGLTMSSIPIPEVLVIHLGLAAIPVSALVLMWMANLYNFMDGMDGFAGGMTFWGFGFLAYFAWEANFPIMLIIASFVAMSALGFLAHNFPPARIFMGDAGSITVGFLAGTLMLLGMQVKMFDFWVPIIVFSPFIIDATVTLIRRAVRRQKIWEAHREHYYQRLVLCGWSHRRTVLAEYGVMLTCGGLAILYHHSNGNWRLLILGAWLVMFFVLGKLVNRLEQKRNYSHPARDPQIISDSNPVPVPAQDSAKVTVEV